A region of Mycolicibacterium brumae DNA encodes the following proteins:
- a CDS encoding MFS transporter has product MSDTAAGPTYAPTSTRRAVLNTMKGSAGNLVEWYDVYIYTVFASYFEAQFFDENDANSTVYIYAIFAVTFIMRPFGSWFFGRIADRRGRRTALVISVSVMSACSFLVAVMPTRDSIGVWAAVILIFARLVQGFATGGEYGTSATYMSEAATANRRGFLSSFQYVTLVGGHVLAQLTLLIMLSFVDVEAMKDWGWRVGFFIGGIAALVVLWIRRTMDESLSEAHLAEIREGKDPGAGSLKTLFVTQWRPLLLVFLITAGGTVAFYTYSVNAPAIIKSSFGADGAMTATWINLFGLIFLMLLQPLGGLLSDRVGRKPLLVGFGIGGVLYTYVLLTYLPQATSALTAFLLTAIGYIILTGYTSVNAIVKAELFPAEVRALGVGLGYAFANSVFGGTAPMLFQAAKSGGRPGWFIVYVTAVIFVSLLVYIFALKNKAITVLDREQGNAWVRTS; this is encoded by the coding sequence ATGAGCGACACGGCAGCCGGCCCCACCTATGCGCCGACCTCCACCCGTCGCGCTGTCCTGAACACCATGAAGGGTTCGGCCGGCAACCTCGTCGAGTGGTACGACGTCTACATCTACACCGTGTTCGCGTCGTACTTCGAAGCCCAGTTCTTCGACGAGAACGACGCCAACTCGACGGTCTACATCTACGCGATCTTCGCGGTGACCTTCATCATGCGTCCGTTCGGATCGTGGTTCTTCGGCCGCATCGCCGATCGCCGCGGCCGCCGGACGGCGCTGGTCATCAGCGTCAGCGTGATGTCGGCGTGCTCGTTCCTGGTGGCGGTGATGCCGACCCGGGACAGCATCGGCGTCTGGGCGGCGGTGATCCTGATCTTCGCCCGCCTGGTCCAGGGGTTCGCCACCGGCGGGGAATACGGCACCTCGGCGACCTACATGTCGGAGGCGGCGACGGCGAACCGGCGCGGGTTCCTGTCGTCGTTCCAGTACGTCACCCTGGTGGGCGGCCACGTGCTGGCCCAGCTGACCCTGCTGATCATGCTCAGCTTCGTCGACGTCGAGGCGATGAAGGACTGGGGCTGGCGGGTTGGGTTCTTCATCGGCGGCATCGCCGCGCTGGTGGTGCTGTGGATCCGGCGCACCATGGACGAATCGCTGAGCGAGGCGCACCTGGCGGAGATCCGCGAGGGCAAGGACCCCGGCGCCGGCTCGCTGAAGACGCTGTTCGTCACCCAGTGGCGCCCGCTGCTGCTGGTTTTCCTGATCACCGCGGGCGGTACGGTCGCGTTCTACACCTACAGCGTCAACGCCCCGGCGATCATCAAGTCCAGTTTCGGGGCCGACGGAGCCATGACCGCCACCTGGATCAACCTGTTCGGCTTGATCTTCCTGATGCTGCTGCAGCCGCTGGGCGGCCTGCTCAGCGACCGGGTGGGCCGCAAGCCACTACTGGTCGGCTTCGGAATCGGCGGCGTGCTCTACACCTATGTGCTGCTGACCTATCTGCCGCAGGCGACCTCAGCGCTGACCGCGTTCCTGCTGACCGCCATCGGCTACATCATCCTGACCGGCTACACCTCGGTGAACGCGATCGTGAAGGCCGAACTGTTCCCGGCGGAGGTGCGCGCCTTGGGCGTCGGCCTGGGCTACGCGTTCGCAAACTCGGTGTTCGGCGGCACCGCGCCGATGCTGTTCCAGGCCGCGAAGTCCGGCGGGCGCCCCGGCTGGTTCATCGTCTACGTCACCGCCGTGATCTTCGTCAGCCTGCTGGTCTATATCTTCGCGCTGAAGAACAAGGCGATCACCGTGCTGGACCGGGAACAGGGCAACGCCTGGGTCCGAACATCGTGA
- a CDS encoding sulfite exporter TauE/SafE family protein yields the protein MIALTVGLSVLVGVTLGLLGGGGAILMVPLLVYVAGMETKEAIATSLLVVGVTSAVAAIAHARGKRVRWKIAGVFGLAAMAGAFGGGLLAQFIPGYVLLAIFAVLMLGAGSAMLRPRREDAEVRPVKLPALLMIGLLVGVLSGLVGAGGGFMLVPALTLLAGLPMPVAVGTSLAVIAMQSFAGLAGHLAATAVDWRFAAMVTGAAVLGSLIGAPLASRIPPARLRAIFGWFVLFMAALVLGQEVHPAAGIAVATATLLVLLTRTVISAVRRRRAKKVRKTREDPRVIPPRVRSETRP from the coding sequence ATGATCGCGCTCACCGTCGGACTCTCCGTGCTGGTCGGCGTCACGCTCGGCCTGCTCGGCGGCGGTGGCGCGATTCTGATGGTGCCGCTGCTCGTCTACGTGGCCGGGATGGAGACCAAGGAGGCCATCGCGACGTCGCTGCTGGTCGTCGGCGTCACCTCTGCCGTCGCGGCGATCGCCCATGCCCGCGGCAAACGGGTGCGGTGGAAGATCGCCGGCGTCTTCGGTCTGGCCGCCATGGCCGGCGCGTTCGGCGGCGGCCTGCTGGCGCAGTTCATCCCCGGCTATGTCCTGCTGGCGATTTTCGCGGTGCTCATGCTCGGCGCCGGCTCGGCGATGCTGCGGCCGCGGCGCGAGGACGCTGAGGTCCGCCCGGTGAAGTTGCCGGCGCTGCTGATGATCGGGTTGCTGGTCGGTGTGCTCAGCGGACTGGTGGGCGCCGGCGGCGGGTTCATGCTGGTGCCGGCGCTGACGCTGCTGGCCGGCCTGCCGATGCCGGTCGCGGTCGGAACCTCGCTGGCGGTCATCGCCATGCAGTCCTTCGCCGGGCTGGCCGGGCACCTCGCCGCGACGGCCGTCGACTGGCGCTTCGCGGCGATGGTGACCGGCGCGGCGGTGCTGGGCAGCCTGATCGGCGCGCCGCTGGCCTCCCGGATTCCACCGGCGCGGTTGCGGGCGATCTTCGGCTGGTTCGTGTTGTTCATGGCGGCGCTGGTGCTGGGTCAGGAAGTGCACCCAGCCGCCGGGATCGCGGTCGCCACCGCCACGCTGTTGGTGCTGCTGACCCGCACGGTCATCTCGGCGGTGCGGCGTCGGCGCGCCAAGAAGGTGCGGAAGACGCGGGAGGACCCCCGCGTTATACCCCCCAGGGTACGATCGGAGACCCGCCCATAG
- a CDS encoding metal-sensitive transcriptional regulator produces MIGDEEAIASVLNRLRRAQGQLAGVISMIEDGRECKDIVTQLAAVSKALDRAGFKIIVTGLRECVVGAEVDGRAPELDQEQLEKLFLALA; encoded by the coding sequence ATGATCGGTGACGAAGAGGCCATCGCCTCGGTGCTCAACCGCCTTCGCCGCGCGCAGGGGCAACTCGCCGGCGTCATCTCGATGATCGAGGACGGCCGGGAGTGCAAGGACATCGTCACCCAGCTGGCGGCGGTGTCCAAGGCGCTGGACCGCGCCGGATTCAAGATCATCGTCACCGGACTGCGGGAATGCGTGGTGGGCGCCGAAGTCGACGGCCGGGCCCCGGAACTCGACCAGGAGCAGCTGGAGAAGCTGTTCCTGGCGCTGGCCTGA
- a CDS encoding DUF4189 domain-containing protein, translating to MTKKTLRHRAAVAAVAIAASAAAPLVLAPTASAASGFGAIAYAPNGASGWAVRYGNRGAAEQTARNYCGYTDCKVLTSFVGGCGAVAYNGFTYQGGGGATLAEAQNDAMGRLGGGWIDSWACN from the coding sequence ATGACCAAGAAGACACTTCGCCATCGGGCCGCAGTCGCCGCCGTGGCGATCGCCGCCTCCGCGGCCGCCCCGCTGGTGCTGGCCCCGACCGCCTCGGCGGCCTCGGGCTTCGGCGCCATCGCCTACGCGCCCAACGGCGCCTCGGGGTGGGCGGTGCGCTACGGCAACCGCGGCGCCGCCGAGCAGACCGCCCGGAACTACTGCGGCTACACCGACTGCAAGGTGCTGACCTCCTTCGTCGGCGGCTGCGGCGCGGTCGCCTACAACGGCTTCACCTACCAGGGCGGTGGCGGCGCCACCCTGGCCGAGGCGCAGAACGACGCGATGGGCCGCCTCGGTGGCGGTTGGATCGACTCCTGGGCCTGCAACTAA
- a CDS encoding SDR family oxidoreductase has protein sequence MTSTYAGKHCLVTGAASGIGRAVALQLAREGAVLYLTDRTADALDAAAADCRALGATVAASRALDISDFDAVAQFAADIHTQQPSLDMLFNIAGISVWGTVDQLTHKQWRSVVDINLMGPIHVIEEFVPPMMAAGKGGQIVNVSSTAGLVALPWHAAYSASKYGLRGVSEVLRFDLARHKIGVSVVVPGAVDTGLVKTVDIAGVDRDDPRVNKWIERFSGHAVSPEKAADKILSGVAKNRYLIYTSPDIRAFYAFKRFGWLPYSFAMKRVNVLFSRALRPDG, from the coding sequence ATGACGAGCACCTACGCGGGAAAGCACTGTCTGGTCACCGGCGCGGCCAGCGGCATCGGTCGGGCGGTCGCCCTGCAACTCGCCCGCGAGGGCGCCGTGCTATACCTGACCGACCGCACCGCCGACGCCCTGGACGCCGCCGCCGCGGACTGCCGGGCGCTGGGCGCCACGGTCGCCGCCTCCCGCGCCCTGGACATCTCCGATTTCGACGCCGTCGCTCAGTTCGCCGCCGATATCCACACCCAGCAGCCATCGCTGGACATGCTGTTCAACATCGCCGGCATCTCGGTGTGGGGGACGGTCGACCAGCTCACCCACAAGCAGTGGCGATCGGTGGTCGACATCAACCTGATGGGCCCCATCCACGTCATCGAGGAGTTCGTGCCGCCGATGATGGCCGCCGGCAAGGGCGGCCAGATCGTCAACGTGTCCTCGACCGCCGGATTGGTCGCGCTGCCCTGGCACGCCGCCTACAGCGCCAGCAAGTACGGCCTGCGCGGGGTGTCGGAGGTGCTGCGCTTCGACCTGGCCCGGCACAAAATCGGCGTGTCGGTGGTAGTGCCGGGCGCGGTGGACACCGGACTGGTCAAGACCGTCGACATCGCCGGGGTCGACCGCGATGATCCCCGGGTCAACAAGTGGATCGAGCGCTTCAGCGGGCACGCCGTCTCGCCGGAGAAGGCCGCCGACAAGATCCTCTCCGGCGTCGCCAAGAACCGGTATCTGATCTACACCTCGCCGGATATCCGGGCGTTTTACGCGTTCAAGCGCTTCGGCTGGTTGCCCTACAGCTTCGCCATGAAGCGGGTGAACGTGCTGTTCTCCCGGGCGCTGCGGCCTGACGGCTGA
- a CDS encoding LppX_LprAFG lipoprotein yields the protein MKVGLRIAAAALVGGFALSACTGGSSTGSGEDPAATVKASAEAMGEVTGAHVLLTSDGQVPNLKAKRLEGDLSTKPAPAATGTVTLDMGSLGEATSKFVYVDGSLYSDVAEPGTFVNYGDGNSIYSVALVLDPERGLANLLKNFQDPKEQGSEAVDGVEATKISGTASSNDVMVMAGSRMGPQDEIQLPTTLWIAQDGSNHLLKAEMEPVQDATVTLELSEFGKQVTAEKPV from the coding sequence ATGAAGGTAGGGCTGCGCATCGCAGCGGCCGCGCTGGTCGGGGGCTTCGCCCTCAGCGCCTGCACCGGCGGCTCGTCGACCGGCTCCGGTGAGGACCCCGCCGCCACGGTCAAGGCGTCCGCGGAGGCCATGGGCGAGGTGACCGGCGCGCACGTGCTGCTGACCAGCGACGGGCAGGTGCCGAACCTGAAGGCCAAGCGGCTGGAAGGCGATCTGTCCACCAAGCCGGCCCCGGCCGCCACCGGAACCGTCACCCTGGACATGGGCAGCCTCGGCGAGGCCACCTCGAAGTTCGTCTACGTCGACGGCAGCCTGTACTCCGATGTCGCCGAGCCCGGCACGTTCGTCAACTACGGCGACGGCAACTCCATCTACAGCGTCGCGCTGGTGCTCGACCCCGAGCGCGGACTGGCCAACCTGCTGAAGAACTTCCAGGACCCCAAGGAACAGGGCAGTGAAGCCGTCGACGGCGTCGAGGCGACCAAGATCAGCGGCACCGCGTCGTCCAACGACGTGATGGTGATGGCCGGGTCCCGGATGGGCCCGCAGGACGAGATTCAGCTGCCGACCACGCTGTGGATCGCCCAGGACGGCAGCAACCACCTGCTCAAGGCCGAGATGGAGCCGGTGCAGGACGCCACCGTCACCCTGGAATTGTCCGAATTCGGCAAGCAAGTCACCGCCGAGAAGCCCGTCTAA
- a CDS encoding cytochrome P450 gives MATISTPHYLLDQAKRKLKPSPVTMPGMGAVEGRLRNREWKQYVLAEPPAGSGLKAVRGDDGLPVIGHTIEVFRGGVEFVLDNYRRFGPVYYNKSPAISAVAAMGPDATQAVFTNRNKDFSQRGWEPVIGPFFEGGLMMLDFDEHMYHRRIMQQAFTRERLTGYVPHIDSVATKVLAGDWPTNDPRFLFHPAAKELTLDIASEVFMGHTAGADRKLVTTVNHAFSTTVRAGNAIVRSPIPPLAWWRGIQKRKTLEHYFRGEIAEKRRSESTDMFSVLCHARDEDGAAFTDEQVIAHMIFLMMAAHDTSTSTLTTMAYHLAANPEWQQRCREESDGIGDGPLDIETLESMTTYDLVMNESLRMLTPLPFNFRRAIRDTDLLGYFIPAGTNVVIWPALNHRLPELWTDPERFDPARFAEPRSEHKRHRYAFNPFGGGAHKCIGMIFGQLEVKTVMHRLLRNYRLELARPDYKPTYDWGGMPVPVDGLPIVLRPR, from the coding sequence TTGGCCACCATCAGCACCCCCCACTACCTGCTGGATCAGGCCAAACGGAAGCTCAAGCCCAGTCCGGTGACCATGCCCGGAATGGGCGCCGTCGAAGGCCGGCTGCGCAACCGCGAGTGGAAGCAGTACGTGCTCGCCGAACCGCCCGCGGGCAGCGGGCTCAAGGCCGTCCGGGGCGACGACGGCCTGCCCGTCATCGGCCACACCATCGAGGTGTTCCGCGGCGGGGTGGAGTTTGTGCTGGACAACTACCGCCGCTTCGGCCCGGTGTACTACAACAAGTCCCCCGCCATCTCCGCGGTGGCGGCGATGGGCCCCGACGCCACCCAGGCGGTGTTCACCAACCGCAACAAGGACTTCTCCCAGCGCGGCTGGGAGCCGGTGATCGGCCCGTTCTTCGAGGGCGGGTTGATGATGCTCGATTTCGACGAGCACATGTACCACCGCCGGATCATGCAGCAGGCGTTCACCCGGGAACGACTGACCGGCTATGTGCCGCATATCGATTCGGTCGCCACCAAGGTGCTGGCCGGCGATTGGCCGACCAACGACCCCCGATTCCTGTTCCACCCGGCGGCCAAGGAACTCACCCTGGACATCGCCTCGGAGGTGTTCATGGGGCACACCGCCGGCGCGGACCGCAAGCTGGTCACCACCGTCAACCACGCCTTCTCCACCACCGTCCGGGCCGGGAACGCGATCGTCCGCTCCCCCATCCCGCCACTGGCCTGGTGGCGGGGCATCCAGAAGCGCAAGACCCTGGAACACTATTTCCGCGGTGAGATCGCCGAGAAGCGCCGCTCGGAGAGCACCGACATGTTCAGCGTGCTGTGCCATGCCCGCGACGAGGACGGCGCGGCCTTCACCGACGAGCAGGTCATCGCGCACATGATCTTCTTGATGATGGCCGCGCACGACACGTCGACGTCGACGCTGACCACCATGGCCTACCACCTGGCGGCCAATCCGGAGTGGCAGCAGCGCTGCCGCGAGGAGTCCGACGGCATCGGCGACGGCCCGCTGGACATCGAGACGCTGGAGTCGATGACCACCTACGACCTGGTGATGAACGAGTCGCTGCGGATGCTCACTCCGCTGCCGTTCAACTTCCGCCGGGCCATCCGGGACACCGATCTGCTGGGCTATTTCATTCCGGCCGGCACCAATGTGGTGATCTGGCCGGCGCTCAACCATCGGCTGCCGGAGCTGTGGACCGATCCGGAGCGTTTCGACCCGGCCCGGTTCGCCGAGCCACGCAGCGAGCACAAGCGGCACCGCTACGCCTTCAACCCGTTCGGCGGTGGCGCGCACAAATGCATCGGGATGATTTTCGGCCAGTTGGAGGTCAAGACCGTCATGCACCGGCTGCTGCGCAACTACCGGCTGGAATTGGCGCGCCCGGACTACAAACCGACCTATGACTGGGGTGGCATGCCGGTCCCGGTCGACGGTCTGCCGATCGTGTTGCGGCCCCGCTGA
- a CDS encoding TetR/AcrR family transcriptional regulator, producing MSADQGVSPAAGPRSRGDRQRQAIVDAVRELLQEKPFAELSVSTISDRAGVARSGFYFYFDSKYAVLAHILGEVNAELQELTKFFAPRGGDESPAEFARRMVTSATLVYAHNDPVVTACQRARGSDAEIRDLLDAQVDVLIQQITELVQAEVDAGTAHPISDELPALIRMLTATTSFILVGDSTFNGPDGDRDRAQRLLEQLWLHALWSGPGAAVSSAP from the coding sequence ATGAGCGCAGATCAGGGTGTGAGTCCGGCCGCGGGGCCACGCAGCCGTGGCGACCGGCAGCGGCAGGCGATCGTCGACGCCGTCCGGGAACTGCTGCAGGAGAAGCCGTTCGCCGAGCTCTCGGTCAGCACGATCAGTGACCGCGCCGGGGTGGCGCGCTCGGGTTTCTACTTCTACTTCGACTCCAAGTACGCCGTGCTGGCCCACATCCTCGGCGAGGTCAACGCCGAACTGCAGGAACTCACGAAGTTCTTCGCACCCCGCGGCGGCGACGAGTCACCGGCGGAATTCGCGCGCCGCATGGTGACCAGCGCGACTCTGGTCTACGCGCACAACGACCCGGTGGTGACGGCGTGTCAGCGCGCCCGCGGGTCCGACGCCGAGATCCGCGACCTGCTCGACGCGCAGGTCGACGTGCTGATCCAGCAGATCACCGAGCTGGTGCAGGCCGAGGTCGACGCCGGCACCGCCCACCCGATCAGCGACGAACTGCCCGCCTTGATCCGGATGCTGACCGCGACGACGTCGTTCATACTCGTCGGCGACAGCACCTTCAACGGTCCCGACGGAGACCGCGATCGGGCTCAGCGACTGCTCGAGCAACTCTGGCTGCACGCGCTTTGGAGTGGTCCCGGCGCGGCGGTATCGTCAGCCCCATGA
- a CDS encoding rhodanese-like domain-containing protein, with amino-acid sequence MTPRAPITVDAHGLTEMLAAPDAPRILDVRTPAEFETAHIPGSYNVPLDLLREHRDEICAHLDDDVVLVCRSGQRAGQAEEALRDAGLPNLHILTGGIVDWEARGFPVNRGSQKWELERQVRLVAGSAILTAVLASVALPRAKWVAGAMGAGLAFAALSNTCAMGMLLSKLPYNRAAASCDAAQIVDQLVASRP; translated from the coding sequence ATGACGCCACGCGCGCCGATCACCGTCGACGCACACGGGCTGACCGAGATGCTCGCCGCCCCGGACGCGCCCCGAATCCTGGATGTCCGGACACCGGCGGAGTTCGAGACCGCTCACATTCCCGGCTCCTACAACGTGCCGTTGGATCTGCTGCGCGAACATCGTGACGAGATCTGCGCGCACCTCGACGACGACGTCGTGCTGGTGTGTCGATCCGGGCAGCGGGCCGGCCAGGCCGAGGAGGCGCTGCGGGACGCGGGACTGCCCAACCTGCACATCCTCACCGGCGGCATCGTCGACTGGGAGGCCCGGGGATTCCCGGTCAACCGGGGCTCACAGAAGTGGGAACTGGAGCGGCAGGTGCGGCTGGTCGCCGGATCGGCGATCCTGACCGCCGTGCTGGCCAGCGTCGCGCTGCCGCGCGCCAAATGGGTGGCCGGGGCGATGGGCGCCGGCCTCGCCTTCGCCGCGCTGTCGAACACCTGCGCCATGGGAATGCTGCTGTCGAAGCTGCCCTACAACCGCGCCGCGGCCAGCTGTGACGCCGCGCAGATCGTCGACCAACTGGTGGCCAGCCGGCCATGA
- a CDS encoding sensor domain-containing protein, whose protein sequence is MLRWRLRLPSYEITGGPAASENTGATSAAVKAARRRKVAGWGLAGCGIVAAVAMLATLTNVTSGSGTRAIAPIMRDQDDEEEEVLATYTADQLPDLLAPADSIASQMWSRAMADATPMPITEPHTTPSDPPQCAPAVYPASAVAYTKESGMQALVGQRIVDLDDPNRSVEQVVSAFASADDAAMFQDRQLSAWRRCENTTVSMANSAGEPAAANLGSALSEDGRATLSLLVGAQVCQRALEARSNVVIDVRTCAPAPGNQASAIASLISGQIT, encoded by the coding sequence ATGCTGCGCTGGCGGCTGCGGTTGCCCAGCTACGAGATCACCGGCGGCCCGGCGGCGTCGGAGAACACCGGCGCGACCAGCGCGGCGGTCAAGGCCGCCCGCCGCCGCAAGGTCGCCGGCTGGGGGCTGGCCGGCTGCGGCATCGTGGCGGCCGTCGCGATGCTGGCCACCCTGACCAACGTCACCAGCGGCAGCGGCACCCGGGCCATCGCCCCGATCATGCGGGACCAGGACGACGAGGAAGAAGAGGTGCTGGCGACCTACACCGCCGACCAGCTGCCGGACCTGCTGGCGCCCGCGGATTCGATCGCCTCGCAGATGTGGTCGCGGGCGATGGCCGACGCGACGCCGATGCCGATCACCGAACCGCACACCACCCCGTCGGACCCGCCGCAGTGCGCGCCGGCGGTCTACCCGGCCAGCGCGGTCGCCTACACCAAGGAATCCGGCATGCAGGCGCTGGTCGGCCAGCGGATCGTCGACCTTGACGATCCGAACCGCAGCGTGGAACAGGTGGTCAGCGCGTTCGCCAGCGCCGACGACGCCGCGATGTTCCAGGACCGGCAGCTGTCGGCCTGGCGGCGCTGCGAGAACACGACGGTCAGCATGGCCAACAGCGCCGGCGAGCCGGCGGCGGCCAACCTGGGGTCGGCGCTGTCCGAGGACGGGAGGGCGACGCTGTCGCTGCTCGTCGGCGCGCAGGTCTGCCAGCGCGCGCTGGAGGCCCGGTCCAACGTGGTGATCGACGTGCGGACCTGCGCCCCGGCTCCCGGGAATCAAGCCAGCGCGATCGCGTCGCTGATTTCCGGCCAGATCACCTGA
- a CDS encoding AAA family ATPase produces MLNTVAVHGYRSLRELAVPLRQLTVITGANGSGKSSTYRALRLLADCGRGEVIGSLAREGGLNSALWAGPERLGGARRTGRTEGTVRRESVSLALGYAADDFGYLIDLGLPVYAGIGSQFGRDPEIKREAVFAGPVLRPAGTLAHRDGPYAAARGDDGEFAKLTQGLPTYRSLLAEYAQPSALPELAAVRDRLRSWRFYDGFRADAGAPARLPQVGTRTPVLADDGRDLAAALQTIIETGVGADDLAAAVSEAFEGSTVSVAVRDGLFDVELSQPGMLRSLRSTELSDGTLRFLLWAAALLSPEPPSLMVLNEPETSLHPDLLGPLGALIAAAARSTQVLVVTHSQRLCAALEVVPVADASVYDNIEVRLRKDLGETRIEGLGMLELPPWQWGSR; encoded by the coding sequence ATGCTCAACACCGTCGCCGTGCACGGGTACCGGTCGCTGCGCGAGCTGGCGGTGCCGCTGCGGCAACTGACCGTGATCACCGGTGCGAACGGGTCCGGCAAGTCCAGCACCTATCGGGCGTTGCGGCTGCTGGCCGACTGCGGTCGCGGCGAGGTGATCGGCTCGCTGGCCCGCGAGGGCGGGCTGAACTCGGCGCTGTGGGCGGGCCCCGAGCGTCTCGGCGGCGCGCGACGAACGGGGCGGACCGAGGGCACCGTGCGCCGAGAGTCGGTGTCGCTCGCGTTGGGGTACGCCGCCGACGACTTCGGCTACCTGATCGATCTGGGCCTGCCGGTCTACGCCGGGATCGGCTCACAGTTCGGCCGCGACCCGGAGATCAAGCGGGAGGCGGTCTTCGCCGGTCCGGTGCTGCGCCCGGCCGGCACGCTGGCGCATCGCGACGGCCCGTACGCCGCCGCCCGCGGCGACGACGGCGAATTCGCCAAACTGACCCAGGGACTGCCGACCTACCGCAGCCTGCTGGCCGAGTACGCCCAGCCGTCGGCGTTGCCGGAGCTCGCCGCGGTGCGGGATCGGTTGCGCAGCTGGCGTTTCTACGATGGTTTCCGGGCCGACGCCGGAGCCCCGGCCCGGCTTCCACAGGTCGGCACCCGCACCCCGGTGCTCGCCGACGACGGCCGCGACCTGGCGGCAGCGTTGCAGACCATCATCGAAACCGGCGTCGGCGCAGACGATCTCGCGGCAGCGGTTTCCGAAGCGTTCGAGGGATCCACCGTGTCGGTCGCGGTGCGCGACGGGCTCTTCGACGTCGAGCTGTCCCAGCCCGGCATGCTGCGATCGCTGCGCAGCACCGAATTATCCGACGGCACACTGCGTTTCCTGCTGTGGGCGGCCGCACTGCTGAGCCCGGAACCGCCGTCGCTGATGGTGCTCAACGAGCCCGAGACCAGTCTGCATCCGGATCTGCTCGGGCCGTTGGGCGCGTTGATCGCCGCCGCCGCGCGCAGCACCCAGGTGCTGGTGGTCACCCATTCGCAGCGGTTGTGCGCCGCGCTGGAGGTGGTCCCGGTCGCCGACGCCTCGGTCTACGACAATATCGAGGTGCGCCTGCGCAAGGACCTCGGCGAAACCCGGATCGAGGGCCTGGGCATGCTGGAACTCCCACCGTGGCAGTGGGGTTCACGCTGA